In Oscillatoria acuminata PCC 6304, a single window of DNA contains:
- a CDS encoding nucleotidyltransferase family protein produces the protein MIQTAIALPMEKIAEFCQKWKVTELALFGSILRDDFNGNSDVDVMVQFHPEAHPTLFDLAEMEEELKQLFQRDVDLITRKGIETSRNYLRRQAILSSAQVIYGTGCSIVA, from the coding sequence TCGCACTGCCGATGGAAAAAATTGCTGAATTTTGCCAAAAGTGGAAGGTAACCGAGTTGGCTTTATTTGGCTCGATTCTCCGGGATGATTTTAATGGGAATAGTGATGTTGATGTGATGGTGCAATTTCATCCCGAAGCGCATCCTACTCTGTTTGATTTAGCTGAAATGGAAGAGGAACTCAAACAACTATTTCAGCGAGATGTTGATTTAATCACTCGGAAGGGAATTGAAACCAGTCGTAACTATCTGCGTCGCCAAGCTATTCTATCTTCTGCACAGGTGATTTATGGAACGGGATGTTCAATCGTTGCTTGA